A region from the Desulfomarina profundi genome encodes:
- a CDS encoding DUF4388 domain-containing protein, which produces MTQDYKPLKDIVDEIGRLHRSRVTGTLFVATGENKSAQILFEDGEITSIYFFNRHGREALEKMSTIKVGRYRFQEGFTPVRKRVDLPDTAVIIEKLEKICGEESSFKTVQSPGPGGEISEEDKSVLEKCLVEYIGPMAAIVCEDYFHGEMELQDIVEKLALEIPSPQQAIKFREEVLKKLG; this is translated from the coding sequence ATGACTCAGGATTACAAACCGTTAAAGGATATTGTTGATGAGATTGGGAGACTGCATCGAAGTCGCGTAACCGGGACTCTTTTTGTGGCGACAGGCGAAAATAAATCTGCCCAGATATTGTTTGAGGATGGAGAAATAACGTCTATCTATTTTTTTAACAGACACGGCCGGGAGGCCCTGGAGAAAATGTCGACGATTAAAGTCGGACGCTATCGTTTCCAGGAAGGATTTACTCCTGTTCGTAAACGAGTGGACCTCCCTGATACAGCCGTTATTATTGAAAAACTTGAAAAGATCTGCGGGGAGGAGTCCTCTTTTAAAACCGTACAATCTCCAGGTCCCGGAGGGGAAATCAGCGAAGAAGATAAGTCTGTCCTTGAAAAATGCCTGGTTGAATATATTGGTCCGATGGCAGCAATTGTCTGTGAAGATTATTTTCATGGAGAAATGGAGTTACAGGATATTGTGGAAAAACTGGCTTTGGAGATTCCTTCGCCTCAGCAGGCCATTAAATTCAGAGAAGAGGTTCTGAAGAAGCTGGGGTAG
- a CDS encoding MATE family efflux transporter — MNNRTDLTKGAILPRLVKLSLPIIGTSFIQMAYNLTDVIWLGRMGAATVTAVTTAGFFMWLLYSFFYAAKSGTETLVAQAAGRKDIEEARHVAENALTFSFYGSIVVNVLLFLFAAHLLQFFRLDADVLQQATGYLKIISFALLFGVLNPILSAVYIGNGNSKTPFIVNSIGLVVNIILDPLLIFGFLFFPRLGAEGAALATVISNTLVFSIFIVKLKKAESVLPGLKLPASLKTKILGRVMRIGAPVAGHQVAFCLFSMVIARIVSSFGTIPLGVQNIGMNIEALSWSTALGFSTALSAFTGQNYGGRRYERIRTGYYCILGLSAAIGFSATVAFMAFGSEIFSLFTKDSEMVTIGILYLKILAVSQIFMAVEIATAGGFYGLGRTRTPSVISIVFTGLRIPAAYLLVSFTHYGYSGVWWIITISSVIKGLAAVILYFLLLKKLFSGKR, encoded by the coding sequence ATGAATAACAGAACAGATCTGACGAAAGGGGCGATTTTACCTCGGTTGGTTAAGCTTTCACTTCCTATTATCGGCACTTCTTTTATCCAGATGGCCTATAACCTGACCGACGTCATCTGGCTTGGCAGGATGGGAGCTGCAACGGTAACAGCTGTTACCACTGCCGGTTTCTTCATGTGGTTGCTGTACAGCTTTTTCTATGCTGCAAAGTCCGGCACCGAGACTCTCGTCGCTCAGGCTGCCGGCAGGAAAGACATAGAAGAGGCCAGACATGTTGCTGAAAATGCACTTACTTTCAGTTTCTACGGTTCAATTGTTGTCAATGTTTTGTTGTTTCTTTTTGCAGCCCACCTGCTGCAGTTTTTCAGACTGGATGCCGATGTCCTGCAGCAGGCGACCGGCTATCTGAAAATAATATCCTTTGCCCTGCTATTCGGGGTGTTGAATCCGATCCTCAGTGCAGTTTATATTGGAAACGGAAACAGTAAAACGCCGTTTATCGTGAATTCGATCGGGCTGGTTGTCAATATCATCCTTGATCCATTGCTGATTTTCGGTTTTCTCTTCTTTCCTCGCCTCGGGGCTGAGGGGGCTGCTCTGGCAACTGTTATTTCAAACACGCTGGTTTTTTCCATTTTTATCGTAAAACTGAAAAAAGCCGAATCCGTATTGCCGGGATTGAAGCTGCCGGCATCATTGAAAACAAAAATTCTTGGCAGAGTGATGCGAATCGGTGCACCAGTGGCCGGTCACCAGGTGGCATTCTGCCTGTTTTCCATGGTAATCGCCAGAATTGTTTCATCCTTTGGGACGATTCCCCTGGGGGTGCAGAATATCGGTATGAATATTGAAGCGCTCTCATGGAGTACCGCTCTTGGGTTTTCTACCGCTCTCAGCGCTTTTACAGGGCAGAATTACGGGGGGCGGCGGTATGAGAGGATTCGCACAGGGTATTACTGTATTTTGGGGTTGAGTGCGGCAATAGGCTTTTCGGCAACTGTAGCTTTTATGGCTTTTGGCTCAGAGATTTTTTCTCTTTTTACCAAAGATTCAGAGATGGTAACTATTGGTATTCTCTACCTGAAGATTCTGGCGGTTTCTCAGATATTCATGGCTGTAGAAATTGCCACAGCCGGGGGGTTTTATGGCCTTGGCAGGACAAGAACCCCCTCTGTCATATCCATTGTTTTTACCGGACTCAGGATTCCGGCAGCTTATCTCCTGGTCAGTTTTACCCATTATGGATACAGTGGTGTCTGGTGGATTATAACCATCAGCAGTGTCATCAAAGGGCTTGCTGCCGTAATTCTATATTTTCTTCTGCTGAAAAAACTGTTCTCGGGAAAACGATGA
- the rlmD gene encoding 23S rRNA (uracil(1939)-C(5))-methyltransferase RlmD, translating into MKPEKVTIKKIVNGGYGLAHLSSGKIVLVERALPGEKLSIDIDQVKKTHCHGSIREILVPHDSRCLPPCPFHDSCGGCDFQHCKPQFQAQLKTTIIADLLSRNNEPSLRQALPLLQKTIPSPRTFGYRQRIRLQIINGEKLGFRRFRSHVPVEINRCLLAAEPLNHVLENLPELSHFRSLAEHSSELELQLNPDSRKVVAIFRFSRKPRPTDINNARTVCTQLDALECIFFSGDQFQLTGPFATDRNQETLLDNTLHISYNLNDNSRKPLKLQWEIGGFFQVNPEQNKTLINLVLHFSKANPDDTVLDLFCGMGNFSIPLGQRTKEITGIEGQGSAIRSAGANSRNNGLTNTVFVKKPVHEACRQLAKEGQQFDCVVVDPPRRASRG; encoded by the coding sequence ATGAAACCTGAAAAGGTAACCATAAAAAAAATCGTCAACGGTGGTTATGGACTGGCACACCTTTCCTCCGGGAAAATTGTCCTTGTCGAGCGGGCCCTTCCGGGCGAAAAGCTGAGTATTGACATTGATCAGGTAAAAAAAACCCATTGCCATGGATCAATCAGAGAAATTCTGGTTCCCCATGACAGTCGGTGCCTTCCTCCCTGTCCCTTCCATGACAGCTGCGGAGGTTGTGATTTTCAGCATTGCAAACCGCAATTCCAGGCACAACTGAAGACTACCATCATTGCGGATCTTCTCTCAAGAAACAATGAACCATCATTGCGGCAGGCACTCCCCCTGTTGCAAAAGACAATTCCCTCCCCCCGGACTTTCGGTTACAGACAACGAATCCGCCTGCAGATTATTAACGGAGAGAAGCTGGGGTTTCGCCGCTTCAGATCCCATGTGCCAGTGGAAATAAACCGGTGTCTGCTGGCAGCGGAACCACTTAATCATGTCCTGGAGAACCTGCCTGAACTCTCTCATTTTCGATCTCTTGCAGAACACTCATCAGAACTCGAACTTCAGCTTAATCCTGACAGCAGAAAGGTTGTGGCCATCTTCCGGTTCTCGAGGAAACCCCGACCGACTGATATCAACAATGCCAGAACAGTCTGTACTCAACTTGACGCTTTGGAATGTATCTTTTTTTCCGGAGACCAGTTTCAGCTTACAGGCCCTTTTGCCACGGACAGAAACCAGGAAACCCTGCTCGACAATACACTCCATATCTCCTACAACCTGAATGACAACAGCCGGAAACCACTCAAACTCCAATGGGAAATCGGAGGTTTTTTCCAGGTCAATCCCGAACAGAACAAAACACTTATCAATCTGGTTCTGCATTTCAGCAAGGCGAACCCAGATGACACGGTTCTCGATCTTTTCTGCGGTATGGGTAATTTTTCCATACCTCTTGGCCAGAGAACAAAAGAAATAACAGGAATCGAAGGACAGGGAAGTGCCATCCGCAGTGCCGGTGCAAACAGCAGAAACAATGGTCTTACAAATACCGTTTTCGTCAAGAAACCTGTACATGAGGCATGTCGACAACTGGCGAAAGAAGGACAACAGTTCGACTGTGTGGTTGTCGACCCACCCCGCCGGGCATCCCGGGGTTGA
- a CDS encoding potassium channel family protein, producing MENDQPIEKEQIENKNNGFRNLLFFLLLYILGSPFLSPYHSLTVFAHLSLSTVMFLTIYTVQKKDRHRSFAIVLLMPILVLYWLGIYDIIRFSRMGAYFLLSIYFGLLVYSYITRIASCHKVTRNVLYATFCLYLIVGLFWGTLYTLMDGLLPGSYGGLLLDDPNNHSIHIFNYFSLITLTTVGYGDIFPKTPGAASLCQLEAIFGQFFTAVLVAWLVGMYISEKKSRKAECDRE from the coding sequence ATGGAGAATGATCAACCTATTGAGAAAGAACAGATAGAAAATAAAAATAACGGATTCAGAAATCTCCTGTTTTTTCTTTTACTCTATATTCTTGGAAGTCCCTTTCTGTCTCCTTATCACTCATTGACTGTTTTTGCCCATCTCTCCCTTTCAACCGTCATGTTTTTGACGATTTATACAGTTCAAAAGAAGGATAGACACAGGTCGTTTGCTATTGTTCTCCTTATGCCGATTCTTGTTCTGTACTGGCTGGGAATTTATGATATCATCCGTTTCAGTCGTATGGGAGCCTATTTTCTGCTCTCAATTTATTTTGGACTTCTGGTTTACTCGTATATTACCCGTATCGCATCCTGTCACAAAGTTACCCGAAATGTTCTCTATGCCACCTTTTGCCTGTATCTGATTGTCGGATTGTTCTGGGGTACTCTTTATACGCTGATGGATGGTTTACTGCCCGGATCCTATGGTGGCCTGCTTCTGGATGACCCAAATAACCACTCCATCCATATTTTTAACTATTTTTCCCTGATTACTCTTACAACAGTCGGTTACGGCGATATCTTCCCTAAAACACCAGGGGCTGCATCTCTCTGTCAGCTTGAGGCCATTTTTGGTCAGTTCTTTACAGCAGTTCTTGTTGCCTGGTTGGTGGGGATGTATATCTCAGAAAAAAAGAGTAGAAAAGCGGAATGTGACAGAGAGTGA
- a CDS encoding FlgO family outer membrane protein: MNTKSLAGVVLLSFLLVFGSVGKGHCEFIKTKIAVLDFEVHGKAFHTRDMGAIVSEWFITTLVKDGRFDVVERAMLQKILAEQKLGATGLIAEDSASRIGKILGVKIIITGSILHLTGNIEVNSRIINVENGSIIAAENIRCDTEAELQTQIKRLTARIVKNFPLTGYIVKRKNQSVMIDLGLDSGIHAGMEFIVYKEGAVIKHPKTGEVLDVEQVLTGRIKITGVQRNMAEASILKEEGDGISYGQLVKSVQIVRKAPETRNLGDGWVLTLREVPDLGSNEFRLSFKTVPNDASIRILNIEPRYSPGMVLQSGRYHIEISRPGYQTAVRWLTLLAGREVVCSKTLSPLPEPERVEEHVVETDTEPASEKKEIREEISPLVLLLRSNDARDKIKAAKEIINGENPDKTVYEEVEKQLLAGYENEDGGRRHTDAMAWLCKALSSSHDEKYSETLETVRDNSPSFKLTMYAATSLLQL; this comes from the coding sequence ATGAATACAAAGAGTTTAGCTGGCGTTGTTTTGCTTTCTTTTTTACTGGTATTTGGTTCTGTCGGAAAAGGGCATTGTGAATTTATCAAGACCAAGATTGCTGTTCTCGATTTTGAGGTGCATGGGAAAGCGTTTCATACTCGAGATATGGGGGCAATAGTCTCGGAATGGTTTATTACAACTCTCGTGAAGGATGGGCGTTTTGATGTTGTTGAGCGAGCCATGTTACAGAAGATCCTCGCTGAGCAGAAGTTAGGGGCAACCGGACTTATTGCAGAGGACAGTGCCAGCAGGATCGGTAAAATCCTGGGTGTAAAAATTATTATTACCGGCTCAATTCTCCACCTCACAGGAAATATCGAAGTAAATTCCCGTATAATCAATGTAGAAAATGGCTCAATTATAGCGGCTGAAAACATTCGTTGTGATACCGAAGCCGAGTTGCAGACGCAGATAAAAAGACTGACCGCCAGAATTGTAAAGAATTTCCCCCTGACCGGTTATATTGTAAAAAGGAAGAATCAGTCAGTTATGATTGATCTCGGTCTGGATAGTGGAATTCATGCGGGAATGGAGTTTATTGTCTATAAAGAGGGAGCGGTCATAAAGCACCCCAAGACCGGAGAAGTTCTTGACGTGGAACAGGTTCTTACTGGTCGTATCAAAATTACCGGGGTTCAGCGAAATATGGCTGAGGCTTCAATACTCAAGGAAGAGGGAGACGGGATCAGTTACGGTCAACTGGTGAAAAGTGTCCAGATTGTCAGAAAAGCACCTGAAACCAGAAACCTTGGAGATGGATGGGTACTGACACTGCGTGAAGTCCCGGATCTCGGGAGCAATGAGTTTCGTTTGAGTTTCAAAACAGTTCCAAATGATGCGTCAATACGGATTCTCAATATCGAACCCAGGTATTCTCCCGGCATGGTTCTGCAGAGTGGTCGGTATCATATTGAAATTTCGAGACCGGGGTATCAGACTGCAGTTCGCTGGCTGACTCTTTTGGCCGGCAGGGAAGTGGTCTGTTCCAAAACCCTTTCACCTCTACCTGAACCGGAAAGAGTTGAGGAGCATGTCGTAGAAACTGATACAGAACCTGCTTCGGAAAAAAAAGAAATCAGGGAAGAGATATCACCCCTGGTTCTTCTCCTCAGATCAAATGATGCCAGGGACAAAATCAAAGCGGCAAAAGAAATCATCAATGGTGAAAATCCGGATAAGACCGTCTATGAAGAGGTGGAGAAGCAGCTTTTAGCCGGGTATGAAAATGAGGATGGAGGGAGGCGGCATACCGACGCCATGGCCTGGCTTTGCAAGGCTCTTTCTTCATCCCACGATGAAAAGTATTCAGAGACTCTTGAAACAGTTCGAGACAATTCACCATCTTTTAAACTGACCATGTATGCGGCCACCTCACTTCTGCAACTGTAG
- a CDS encoding HAMP domain-containing protein yields MVETNSVERTGGFKILYQILVTMCIIALIPLGGLWYISIYKSRQDWTTNIFHNLATTTEALSRSVDEWTTMNLRVLEQNGVTPAIRSMDSDSQNPVLKTMSDTYDWVYLAFTILPNGKNLGRSDGKPQKYYGDRNYFKQVIAGRSVGQQVLLGKTSGKPALVLAKPIVGERNEKMGVIAIAMTLEDLSKTVTKTKIGKTGFAILLDENYRLIAHGKGAVTAELQDFSHHPALRQRNRFDKNSFVFEDNGHKIVSYTSKTRQGWTLIVQQDYAEAYGAADRARQNAVVLLIITCLTVFVIAFLLANRLSTPIRNLTQIADEISRGKLDAEIRETTRGDEIGALARAIERMGVSLQMAFDRLRRR; encoded by the coding sequence ATGGTGGAGACAAATTCCGTTGAACGGACAGGTGGGTTTAAAATACTGTATCAGATTCTGGTGACCATGTGTATTATTGCGTTAATTCCTCTGGGTGGCCTCTGGTATATCAGCATTTACAAGTCCAGACAGGACTGGACTACCAATATTTTTCATAATCTTGCCACTACCACTGAAGCGCTTTCACGAAGTGTTGATGAATGGACAACCATGAATCTCCGCGTGTTGGAACAGAATGGTGTGACTCCTGCAATACGCAGTATGGACAGTGACTCACAGAATCCTGTTTTGAAAACAATGAGTGATACCTATGACTGGGTTTATCTGGCGTTTACTATTCTGCCAAACGGGAAAAACCTGGGTCGGAGTGATGGTAAACCACAGAAATACTATGGTGATCGAAACTATTTCAAGCAGGTTATTGCCGGTCGATCTGTCGGGCAGCAGGTTCTCCTGGGGAAGACATCGGGTAAACCAGCCCTCGTCCTTGCCAAACCAATAGTTGGAGAGAGAAACGAAAAAATGGGGGTTATTGCCATCGCCATGACCCTTGAGGATCTGTCAAAAACCGTTACCAAGACAAAAATCGGCAAAACCGGTTTTGCCATTCTGCTTGATGAAAATTATCGTCTTATTGCCCATGGAAAAGGTGCTGTGACCGCGGAACTCCAGGATTTCAGCCATCATCCGGCTCTCAGGCAAAGGAACAGATTTGATAAGAACTCTTTTGTCTTTGAAGATAATGGGCATAAAATTGTTTCCTATACCAGTAAAACCAGGCAGGGCTGGACACTTATCGTCCAGCAGGATTATGCCGAGGCTTATGGAGCTGCTGACCGTGCCCGTCAAAATGCTGTTGTGCTGCTGATTATAACCTGTCTTACCGTTTTCGTTATTGCCTTTTTGCTGGCCAACCGTTTAAGCACACCAATCCGGAACCTGACACAGATCGCGGATGAAATCAGCAGAGGAAAACTGGATGCGGAAATAAGAGAAACAACAAGGGGAGATGAAATCGGTGCACTGGCACGGGCAATCGAAAGAATGGGTGTCAGTCTGCAGATGGCATTTGACAGATTACGCAGAAGGTAA